Genomic DNA from Deltaproteobacteria bacterium:
CAGCATAACCGCAACGACGGGTATCATAGTCCCTGAGAGATCATTCATAGCGTTCTCCTATATGAAGAGCATACCGGCCCTGATCAGGAGGTATTCTCCCATGCCGATCATGAGCCAGCCGAATACCTGGTTGATCCGTTTCATCCAGAGTCCCGATTTCGGCAGTCCCGCCAGAACCCTGGTGAATGTTCCGATGACGATCAGAAGGGTCCCCATGCCGAAGGCGAAGACGAACATCAGCAGCATGCCGAGCAGCACACTCCCGCCGGCGGCAATGAGACCAAGCAGAACGGCCAGGACCGGTGCCGTGCAGGGACCGATGACAAGGGCCGAAACGGCACCGATCAGAAAACCGGCCATAAAGCCTCCCTTTTTACCTCCCGGCCTGAAGCGGGCCAGTGACTGCGGCAGCGGCAGCGACAGGGAAAAGAGACCCAGCATGGAAAGCCCCATCAAAAGAAATACGTTCGCCAGGCCGAAG
This window encodes:
- a CDS encoding sulfite exporter TauE/SafE family protein, translating into MTALIDSFLDNPVAYLQGSYILAFVIVYLSGILTSFTPCVYPLIPVTVAYIGARGSETKGKAFALSVVYVLGMAMTYTALGGFAALTGRLFGLMLNNAWLYFGLANVFLLMGLSMLGLFSLSLPLPQSLARFRPGGKKGGFMAGFLIGAVSALVIGPCTAPVLAVLLGLIAAGGSVLLGMLLMFVFAFGMGTLLIVIGTFTRVLAGLPKSGLWMKRINQVFGWLMIGMGEYLLIRAGMLFI